Proteins encoded together in one Lepisosteus oculatus isolate fLepOcu1 chromosome 2, fLepOcu1.hap2, whole genome shotgun sequence window:
- the LOC107077341 gene encoding uncharacterized protein isoform X1, with protein MPQITAAAAIQICLLLSALPAQYLISQWTGNSAAQRNRATQRLLGTWNNFRKSYLNVGEWTDWLNRWIANLVPISDLGQQDQDGESPALEVLLYSNDQGYFGASTEVRSPRPAGVLFHVGEVVMDMDNHMVGVIVSWDEQLRAPPEWVKKMYTGTELQKAEQIPHYKVLFNGPGPSSVFVGYIPQTSLERFIGIKLPLTLHWGPGLPGPVARGSALRQPDIPTLDHYFSHFDGERFIMKSWLRDIFPHD; from the exons ATGCCCCAAATCACAGCCGCGGCGGCTATTCAGATCTGTTTGCTGCTGTCTGCTTTACCGGCACAGTACTTAATTTCTCAGTGGACCGGGAATAGTGCTGCTCAGCGAAACCGAGCCACACAGCG TCTGCTTGGCACATGGAATAACTTCAGGAAGTCTTACTTAAACGTGGGTGAGTGGACGGACTGGTTGAACCGCTGGATTGCTAACCTCGT GCCCATCTCAGACCTGGGGCAGCAGGACCAAGATGGAGAATCTCCAGCACTGGAAGTTCTGTTGTATAGTAACGACCAGGGCTATTTCGGAG CCTCCACAGAGGTGCGTAGTCCCAGACCTGCAGGTGTCCTCTTCCATGTGGGCGAGGTGGTAATGGACATGGACAACCACATGGTGGGTGTGATTGTGAGCTGGGATGAGCAGCTGAGGGCTCCTCCAGAGTGGGTTAAGAAGATGTACACGGGCACTGAG CTCCAAAAAGCTGAACAGATTCCACATTACAAAGTTCTCTTTAATGGACCAGGCCCATCATCGGTCTTCGTGGGCTACATTCCTCAGACGTCACTAGAGCGTTTTATAGGCATAAAG ctgcccctcaCTCTACATTGGGGTCCCGGCCTCCCCGGGCCTGTGGCCAGGGGGTCAGCCCTCAGGCAG CCTGACATCCCTACACTGGATCATTATTTCAGTCACTTTGACGGGGAAAGGTTTATAATGAAATCCTGGCTCAGAGACATCTTCCCTCATGACTGA
- the LOC107077341 gene encoding uncharacterized protein isoform X2, producing MPQITAAAAIQICLLLSALPAQYLISQWTGNSAAQRNRATQRLLGTWNNFRKSYLNVGEWTDWLNRWIANLVPISDLGQQDQDGESPALEVLLYSNDQGYFGASTEVRSPRPAGVLFHVGEVVMDMDNHMVGVIVSWDEQLRAPPEWVKKMYTGTELQKAEQIPHYKVLFNGPGPSSVFVGYIPQTSLERFIGIKPDIPTLDHYFSHFDGERFIMKSWLRDIFPHD from the exons ATGCCCCAAATCACAGCCGCGGCGGCTATTCAGATCTGTTTGCTGCTGTCTGCTTTACCGGCACAGTACTTAATTTCTCAGTGGACCGGGAATAGTGCTGCTCAGCGAAACCGAGCCACACAGCG TCTGCTTGGCACATGGAATAACTTCAGGAAGTCTTACTTAAACGTGGGTGAGTGGACGGACTGGTTGAACCGCTGGATTGCTAACCTCGT GCCCATCTCAGACCTGGGGCAGCAGGACCAAGATGGAGAATCTCCAGCACTGGAAGTTCTGTTGTATAGTAACGACCAGGGCTATTTCGGAG CCTCCACAGAGGTGCGTAGTCCCAGACCTGCAGGTGTCCTCTTCCATGTGGGCGAGGTGGTAATGGACATGGACAACCACATGGTGGGTGTGATTGTGAGCTGGGATGAGCAGCTGAGGGCTCCTCCAGAGTGGGTTAAGAAGATGTACACGGGCACTGAG CTCCAAAAAGCTGAACAGATTCCACATTACAAAGTTCTCTTTAATGGACCAGGCCCATCATCGGTCTTCGTGGGCTACATTCCTCAGACGTCACTAGAGCGTTTTATAGGCATAAAG CCTGACATCCCTACACTGGATCATTATTTCAGTCACTTTGACGGGGAAAGGTTTATAATGAAATCCTGGCTCAGAGACATCTTCCCTCATGACTGA
- the irak1bp1 gene encoding interleukin-1 receptor-associated kinase 1-binding protein 1 homolog isoform X1 → MRTSFGAMAGSVSRVFAALAPASDFIYRDENESGRGDRRPTPRQPIPGREVQVTGSAELSAPPDRARLNLWVSSRKESVTDVKNSVSRRLDYILQVTRQHGVKEENVTVTKDIRRVENAYHMEVEVCVIFSDFVKMQNVSNLLVEKLDSSVTVCTPVFYHTTESLEKLRRQVCLVAVENARHKAREVCRMVGQAVGRPLLIKEEDTKEWQGQTEETAEPEQHAGQQRIGSATVFVTSSVFISFEIKPKEKGRKKT, encoded by the exons ATGCGTACTTCGTTTGGAGCAATGGCAGGTAGCGTGTCTCGGGTGTTTGCAGCCCTCGCGCCGGCCAGCGATTTCATTTACCGAGATGAAAACGAATCGGGCCGAGGCGACAGGCGACCCACGCCACGGCAGCCGATTCCCGGGCGGGAGGTTCAGGTGACGGGCAGCGCCGAGCTTTCCGCCCCTCCGGACCGTGCTCGACTAAACCTGTGGGTTAGCAGCAGGAAGGAGTCCGTCACAGACGTCAAAAACAGCGTCTCCCGGCGACTGGACTACATCCTGCAAGTAACCAGACAGCACGGAGTGAAG GAAGAGAATGTCACTGTGACCAAAGATATAAGAAGAGTCGAAAATGCTTACCATATGGAAGTTgag GTCTGTGTTATATTTTCTGATTTTGTGAAGATGCAAAATGTTAGCAATTTGCTGGTGGAAAAGCTTGACAGCTCTGTAACTGTTTGCACGCCAGTCTTCTACCATACAACCGAGAGCCTTGAAAAACTGAG GCGCCAGGTGTGCCTCGTGGCAGTGGAGAACGCCCGTCACAAAGCCAGGGAGGTGTGCCGCATGGTGGGGCAGGCTGTGGGCAGGCCCCTGCTGATAAAGGAAGAGGACACTAAGGAGTGGCAGGGGCAGACGGAGGAGACCGCCGAGCCAGAGCAGCACGCCGGGCAGCAGAGAATCGGCAGCGCCACAGTCTTCGTCACCTCCAGCGTTTTCATCTCGTTTGAGatcaaaccaaaagaaaagGGAAGGAAAAAAACGTGA
- the irak1bp1 gene encoding interleukin-1 receptor-associated kinase 1-binding protein 1 homolog isoform X2, with amino-acid sequence MRTSFGAMAGSVSRVFAALAPASDFIYRDENESGRGDRRPTPRQPIPGREVQVTGSAELSAPPDRARLNLWVSSRKESVTDVKNSVSRRLDYILQVTRQHGVKEENVTVTKDIRRVENAYHMEVEKRTSATITLHITALNNLRQMRMYPGWYGGIVVSIAASQYWGPGFNSGPGVLSVWSLYVLPRFAWVSFSRVLLQSKGLLRRSLASVNNLPWCGGVCVSVPARPWTGVLSRVYPALYPVCFLG; translated from the exons ATGCGTACTTCGTTTGGAGCAATGGCAGGTAGCGTGTCTCGGGTGTTTGCAGCCCTCGCGCCGGCCAGCGATTTCATTTACCGAGATGAAAACGAATCGGGCCGAGGCGACAGGCGACCCACGCCACGGCAGCCGATTCCCGGGCGGGAGGTTCAGGTGACGGGCAGCGCCGAGCTTTCCGCCCCTCCGGACCGTGCTCGACTAAACCTGTGGGTTAGCAGCAGGAAGGAGTCCGTCACAGACGTCAAAAACAGCGTCTCCCGGCGACTGGACTACATCCTGCAAGTAACCAGACAGCACGGAGTGAAG GAAGAGAATGTCACTGTGACCAAAGATATAAGAAGAGTCGAAAATGCTTACCATATGGAAGTTgag aagagGACTTCGGCAACCATCACATTACACATCACAGCTCTAAATAATTTGAGGCAAATGAGAATGTACCCGGGATGGTATGGTGGCatagtggtcagcattgctgcctctcagtactggggccctgggttcaattcaggacctggggtactgtctgtgtggagtttgtatgttctccccaggtttgcatgggtttccttctCTCGtgtcctcctacagtccaaaggcCTACTGAGACgttcattggcttctgtaaacAATTTGCCTtggtgtgggggtgtgtgtgtttctgtgcctGCCCGtccatggactggtgtcctgtccagggtgtatcctgcattGTACCCAGtgtgcttcctgggatag